AAACAGATTATACGTGACAAAACTAGGAATGACCAGGTGCAAAATACCTCCAAAAAGCACTACCCACCTTTTGAAGACATAAGAAGATTTACACTTTCCACAATATCCAGAAAGACCTGTACAGTATAAATGTTAAAAGAACATGACAGAATGACCATATCCAATACAGAAAAGAGatggaaaattaaaatcacCTCATTCTTTTTATAAACTAGGCCTTCTCTCCGCCAACCAACAGCACCCGTAACTTGCAAGGTTGCATTTGGAACAGGTTTATCTgtaggctatttttttttttttcatatggcAGAAATAAATTATCAAAGCCTATTGAAATGATAAACACCAGGAAGAATAAATCAAATCTTCATCTGATGCAAGGATATCAGACATACAATGTAACATACTtctgaaaacataaaattcaCAAAGGAAAAGGTTCTAGAAGACTGCTAATAGGCATTCATCGATCAGATAACCAAATCCTGAAATATATAACTAACAACTAACCTTGGATGAGAATGGTGAGCGCACTCCTTCCTGAGTAATGTAAAGCTTTAAAATCTCTGGAGATAGATTTTGTGGGTAACCAAAATCCATAATTTCTGTAATTAAAGGTAGATACCAATCATTAACACATTCACATTATGATCTTGATTCTGATTGAAAATAAAGCATGTGACTTTTCATTTGCCAAATAATGATTGGCTTAAGAGGTAAACTTTTAACAAGCAACAGAATAGATGTGCCATTGACACACACACAAATCAtatttaacaagaaaataacaGGAGCATGCAAGCATGACAAATACAGGCACATCTCATAGTTCACAAGCTATATAAAAGATTCAGGCATACACACAAGCATGCAAAAAGCAATTGCTTGCATATGCCAACTAACAAGTAGAATAATGATACATTAGTGATAGTCATTTATGCTAACAACATTGGCTTTTACTGCTGGAATTTATACTAGACTTTGCAATTATTTGTTGAGTTGTTTAAGCCATTAACgttttcaaataaattataatttgcTACCCAAATTGTATGAAAGTAATTAAATAAGTATAAACACAAGCATCATTGTAGCCTAAAAGAAATTGGTTATACTATTTTCGAAGAGGTCTTCAGTGAAATTCATGCCAATTATGTTTTCCCaatgacacaaaaaaaaaaaaaaggttttatagGGCAAAATTAAACTAGCCAGTTATGTTTTTCCAGGTCACATGGGTCACTGACAAACCAGCCCAACCAAATGGCTTTGACCAAGTTTTGGCCACATCTGATGCAATAGAATGTTTgcctctcttgtatactttttgtgtatgAGGGCTTTGcctttttctataaataaattattattcaaagtTCCCAGTCACCAGTTCAACAGCCCGATCCATCCAGGTTAATCCAAGTCTAAGAGCTATGGGTAAAATTACACATGGAAATAGTTGAGCGCATTTGCCTCTGAAATTTACATACCATCCAGTAACTCATAAATGAGAACAAAATTATTACGGATTGCATCTTCATCAAAAGCCCCCCCAAAATAAGATTTAAAAAGTGCAACAGCCTGCAAAGGTAACAGGAGAAGCATTAGCATCATCTaccaaatttcttccaaaaattgGGAATATTTTGAGAACTCTATTAACCACTCAAAGCATATAAGCTAAAGACATCAACCATCACCTAACAATAAATTATGCATAATAAGATCATGTTTCCAGTATGCCTatggatgtttttttttttttgatgaatagcATGCCTGTGGATGTAGAGAAATTAATTTGGACTATGATTTAAATACAAACACAACTATAGATACTGAAATATGAATGCCagcagattttattttattttattttttttgtaaattactCACGCACCCAATAGGTCTCTACTTATGACCTCATTCTCCACCCTCTTCTTACTGGGGGACGATGTGTCTTTTGAGCTATAGCTCATTAGCACCAGATAATTAATAAGACTCAATATGCCTTTTGACATATCAACTGCATCTATGTGCAAACTAAAGCATATAACCTTTAACTCCAGATTCATCTACTTCTCCATTAAGGAAATTTTAGAAGCTCATCTAGCCTAACCTGGCTGaataaatatagaaaaactttctggaaaaaaaaaaatcttgaaatctATTTTGAAAAAGGTTAAAGACACAACCACAGAAGAATGTAAATCACAAGGAGAAGCTGACTACCTCAACAACAAACTTGAAAGCACAAGCTACATTTGCATTGCTGCTGACAACAATCACAATGTAGACATTGCTGATTCTCATATAAAAGAAAGAGCAACCACCAATCTGCCGCACAGGACATGTACCAAGTTCTTTGGTTTGCATTATATGCATCCGGAAAGCATCAACCATATTTCCCCTGACATAAAGTATAAGAGTTCTTATTTTAGAAGTCCATAAAGTATAAGAGTTGGTATATAGAAGCTGGGCTACAAAGAAATTGACGagcataaataaaattattttacataaaacccaaaaaaaatgcTAGCAGAAAGTTTCCACATGAAGCTTCAACAGGTCAACTAGGCAGCAGAGAGCTTCAACTAATTTGCCATTTTTTGAAACAGATACACTTCTATACAAAATTAAACCAGAGTAACAATGTGACAGTTTTCACAGAAAGTTTTGATCACATGATTAACAGTCTATAACTGGTATCTAAAATAAATGCACTTGCATATGAAATTAGCAGTTGCAACATATCCTCAAAGCATTATTTGAACAAGACTTCGTGCCCAAACCAATTAAAAACTTGATGCAACAGCAAGGTAAACAGGCCACCTAAGCCAAAGCAGCAAAGCATGTACTATGACAGAACAAAACTTAATGCACTAACGCCATAAACTAGACCTGCTATTCGAAGACCATCACTCCTACTCCACAAGAAACAACTTCAAATTTTCTTAAGAGGCTCAACCACATAGGAAGAGACTGGAAAAGGTATATACCAGTGCCTGCACCAATAAGGCCTTCTCATAATCCGTAGATTGAGAACAAACTACAAAACTATATACCATTTAATTTCatcccaaaaaattaatttggtaATCACTGCCATCAATCTTAGCTGCATGAACAATAGGATCACAAATGCACATACACTTCTATAGTATGTAGAACAAACTATGCACCCATGTCCAACATGTGATCTATATTCAGTACACTTTCATTGCGTTTTGTAACCTAAATGAAAGCACAACATACCCATTACACAGATACTTTTACCCACAAAAACAGCTAACCCATTATCCAAAAACCTTCTTTGAACACATAAAACCAGCTATTAACAACAAAATCCTGTCTCACATCAATGCATCACATACTTGAATTTAAGCATCATTTTACACATAACCCATCAAATTCTACATCCATAACACCAAAAATTAACGATAAAGATAGAGAGTAATCACCCGACATCGTCGCGATAGAGGCGATTAATGAGGACATCACCTCGGAGGTTCAGGAAGTATATAGCCGAAGCCGCCACCGGCATGTCTGATCCAGTGGATCGCGTAAgaaaccaaaatacaaaaacaccGATCAGATGGACGGTGAATGAGGGGTGGGTGGGAAGTCAGATCTGGAGAACGGATGCGTGCGCGAATACAGCGTCGGAATTGGTCGTGCTCTTGGATGTGAGGGACAACGAAGAACGAAAAGTTTCAGGTCGCAGAGCTGCAGTCAGCGCATTCGGTCTTAGTTTGTATCTCACGCGAGGCGAGGCTAGCGGCACGTGCCGTTCAAATGAAAATCAGTGCAAAAGAGTTGGGGGCTTGGGGCCCGGGTCGCAAAATTTGTGTCtcgtcttttttatttttaaaatacttttgggggaaaaatgaaaattaagaaagTATTTTGATGGggttatatttgaaaaaaatattatttataggGTCCATAAAAGGAAATTTGCTTCgtgaattaataaatttttctcaaaaaataaaagtattttttttaaaataaaaaacgagATCTACTAAAGTTAACATCTATTATATAGGTGGAGACAATCATTCCAATAAGACCACGCATCATAAAACGGATGTCactaatttgatttttttttttttttttaatttttctcttcttacACGGgcatattaaaaaagaaaaagaaaaaaaaaaagctgcaaAACAAATTGACAGTCATTGTAGCGGCGGCCACGATAGCTACcttataaatctaatggttattaTCAGGCTGTCAAATAAATGTAGTGACTATGCAAGGTCCTTAAAGAGAATGGCAACCATCGTGATTGTCACCATGCAAATTTGATGGCCATCAAGGGAATGTGAGAAAGATCAATGACCGTTATAGAGGTTGCTACGCATATATGATGGCCATTGCAAGGCCGCTACGCGATCACTATCATTTGGCAACATTAAAGTAGCTGATTAGGCAACTTCTAGTCGTGAGGACTAGgctctaattttttatattttgcaatttgtggttttttttttaataataataatttgttagcGGAAGAGACATCTAAAATATGTTTAGTAACCATATTTTGATAAGTGTTTGCAACATTTGTAAAGTGAGaaagtgtttttgaaaagtTCACCAAACACGCCCATACTAGACTATAAGGGGCAGACTGCAATAACGAGACTCTATGCTCTGAGAGTCTGAGGGGCATTTTGCAGAAAACTTGCAAATAGAAGGgattgagaaaacaaaaagttgggACTTGTAGAGCTCTTTCCCATTTTACCAGAATATAGCTAATAAATAcctctttttctcctttcaaatattttttcgataaacaaaatacaaaaaaaaaaaaaaaaaattcagaaaaaacaaaacacacaatATTTTCTAAGACATTTTCTACACGTTcctatataaatattttgaaaaatcatgAGCATATTTTGTTAGATGTAGAGACTAAtcattacttaaaaaattaaacaaatttagagagagaagcGTAGTTAAACCAAAGAGGGAAAGAGGATGCTTACGTGCCACCCTAACAAGATAAAGATGGTTTTGCAGCCACCCCCAACAAAACAGAGGGGGGTGATCACGCAACCATCCCAACATgatattgtatttttatttgtgtgtgtgtgtgtttttttttttaatgtggatCCCACAAACAACACTTTTCGAATGTAACATTCACTGaaaacactataaaaaaaacattctttcaATTGTCACTTATTCAAAACTACCATAAAAAAACTTTACCAAAGATAGTCTCATCTCTCATTGTTCGGTTGTTGATGCAGTACCTTATTATAAACTAGGGTTAAGAAAACTCATATTGACGATGAGTAGGCTCGATCAATGAGTAGGACTCAACAAACCCTATTGATCTATCATTAACTAAGATCATCGATCATTTAGGTGATCATATAGTGTAAATTTCAGAGAAAAAGTAACTAGTCAATCGCTCTAAAGTAAATGATCGATCAATGTGGCATGAGACACGTCAAAAGCCCTAATGATCAATTGGTAAAAGTAAATGATAGATCGATGTGGTGCGAAGCCATGTCCGATTAAATTGAAAACTCTAGTCATTGATTAATACTCCATGTGGGTGAGAGACATTATGCAATTTAAAATATGTCCAAAACTTCCGAAAATAAATGGATGGCTATTTAAGACGCATTTAAGAAAATTATCCCATAATGCTGATATGTTTGTTTTAACCAATCTTATAATccgtcttattaaaaaattaactaaaattgTACCGTTAGTATTGTAAAATAGATTAGATGTAGATTAAAAATGTCATTTATAGTATTAATCTTTATTTGATGACTGAGTGataatttggacaaaaaaaataacgaaaataATTTCTGAAGTAACGAAAATTTGTggagtaattaaaaaaaaaaaacagcaaaatacaaaaaagtccACCCCGGCCACGACCATTTATGTCCACTTCCCAAACCcccactctctctttctcgcaCTCCTGCAAGATCATCTCCATCTCCCACAATCTTATCGtcttttattcaattttgtTGAACTCATAATACTGGAGTCAACCAGTTTTTTCTCTGACCCTCGATCGATTCCTTCCGATGGGGTTTTTTAGGCGCATAGGGGATCTTCTAGGATTTTCGAAGGGCGATCACGAACCCAAAGGGGAAGACGAcgagaacaacaacaacaacaacaacgacGACGAGAATTCTGATTCTCAGACCCATAATCGGCCCCATTTACAAGGTACCGGCCTCCCTCGTAGAGGCTTCGGTGTGCCGGTCCAGGTCGTCGTTGACCGGCCCCAGCTCGGTCCGGTCATCGGTCCCTGTAAACCCGGAGAGGGCGGCGTCCAGGTCGATCTTTCACTCCTCTCCCCATTTCAATATTGGATTCATAGTTCtctgattaattttatttgctAATTCTGGTTTAATTTAGTTAGTCTACAATTTAGAATTGtaaagtttgtattttttttcctgtggATAATTCAAAGCAGGaatattttgtagttttatgaGTGTTTAGTTATTGGATCAATTGCTTAGTTCTCTAATTTATCTTATTTGCTAATTCTGGTTTTGTTTAGTTAGTCTACATCTTAGTTTAATTGTAAatctggtattttttttttccttgtgggTAACTCAAAGCTGGAAGATTTAGTGGTTATGACTGTTTAGTTACTGTGTCTTGCTCTCTTGGTTGTCTTTGGATCAGGTTTTTGCTAACTGTCCAACATTTGGCAATTAAAGGGACTGAAGGTTGATTGAGTTATTGTTGCACTTAAATTGGTATGTTATTGACAAACTTTTGAATGAGTGCCTCATTGAATGATTGAGTTATTGGTGCACTGAATTAAACGGATGAATTGTCAATGAAACTGAAATTGAGTGCCTCACAAAGTTTTGTCAATGAAACTCAAATTGAGTGTGACATCCCAGAAAGTTGGTCTCAAATTGGGAAGAGGAATTGTCCACATTGAGTGAATAGGTTATAAAGGTGCTCATAGGTTCCttagctttataagtgattctaaagAGATTGTGACACCCCAAAAAGTTAGTCTCATATTGGGAGGATGAGTTTCTCACATTGAGTAAGTAGATTTTAAAGGGGTTTATGAATGCTAAGCCACTCATTGGTTCTTTATTAGGTAAGACTGGGCTTTATAGTTGATTGTAGGAAGCTCAaattgcaacttgactagtcGTTTTGAAGTGATAGTACAAATGTAGCTAGCACTATACTTGAGTCGTTGCAAATAGGATCAGAGCAACACAATGTGACCCTGAGGCACTGCATGTCGTTGGCCCTAATGAGGACGTCATGGATTTAAGTGAGGGAGATTATGACATCTTAGAAAGTTAGTCATACGTTGGGAAGATGAATTGTCCACATTAAGTTGGTGGATTATAAAGGTGCTCATAGTCCCACATTGGTTCCTACTAGGTGAGATTGAATTTTATAAATGATTCTAAGGAGTTtcaattgcaacttgactaatttttttggagtgatagtgcagatgtggctagtgcTTTCATTGGGTCGTTACATTGAGTTAAATTACAAGCAACATGACCATAATTTCTGCTAGACATTCTTGGTCCTTTCTAATTTCATATCCCGAGTGGTTGAAGATGATGTGGGTGCTCCAATTGAATAGTGTGTGTGGACATGTGTACTTTAAAAAGGGAATGACATGCCATTGGACAAACTAGTGCCAGACATGCATGAGGTAGGTGTTGCATGGAAATGTCATTGTTCAAAgattcaaaattataaaatgcaaGGAAATGTTGCCATCTGTTCCTTAGTTATGTCTGGAATCAAAAGCTTCTAGTCTGTCAACATGATTACTTTATGTTGGATTTTTGGCCTCAATTGGTGGTCCTACCACTCTTCAAACAGTGGATGTTTTAACATTTCACCTAGAGTCAGTAATTCCATTAGTAGAGTATATGGAACTTTTAGCTTTCAGAACTAATGAACAGCTGTGGGAATGGTTCATTGACGTTAGAATTAGCCCCATACTGAAAGAAAATGAGTGgggaaataatattttaatgtttgtgTGACTTTGTGAAACTGAAGAACCAGGGATAGCAATTTTCCCTGCTCCGCCAGGTACCTGATCTGATCCACCCATAATGGGATGGGTTCTTCGCGGTAGAGGCAGCTTTTGTTCTTCATTCTTTCTGTGTCAGCCAGTTGTTTTGGTTCCCCACAAAGCCAGCTCCTCATCCCTAGTAGTTGGATCTCaggtactctctctcttttccacTGACCTTGCCCCCCGCCCCTACCCCCCACACCCACCCCATTCCACCCACGGCTGCCAGTGATCTCATCTTCCTCAAACCCCTTGTAGTCATTGGAAACTCCTAAACTCACAGTTTGTTCACCTCCATAATGCTTGCCCTTGTGTTCTCCACAATTACTCCCCCTTGCTGAGCTCACATCCAGCCCCCCAAGGTTTCCCCATCCttatatattttctctaaattggtcAAAAATTTATCATACATTTTCAGGATTCGTTGTCAATGGCCAGATCGTGGTAAGAAAAGTAGGGATCTTCGAGACTATATCAACAAGTGGTGGGGCGGGGACAAACTAGGGGACATGGAGAGTACATTTCTAGATGGAGCATGGATGGGGTGAGCCCTATGCCAAACCTGCCCCATTTCCAACCTTGTGGAGAACACGCTATGTGTCACGGCTATGACATGGCTGTCATGGTGGCAGCTTGGGTGCACCTGCTGAGAGAGGGCCACGTGGTGGCACTATTCTGAGTGATGCTGTTGGGTTGCCTGCAGGCAGTGGCCAGGGGGTGGCGCTGTCCTGCCCAAGTGAAGCTGCTGTGCTATGGTGCGATGATTGTCCGAGATGCCTTCTGCATGAGTTGGGCATGCAGAGGCTAGGGGCCTTGAGTGAGGTAGTGGCCCTACCATGGGCTTTGTCCCAAGCTCCTGCATGAAGGTTGCGTGCAGTGCTGTCAGACTGCTGCACATGCTGGGGGAGTGCAGAATGGTTCTTGAGTGTGGCTGTGACCCTGTCATGGGCGCTGCCCAAGCTGCCTGCATGGGGCTTGCGTGTTGCAGTAGACAAACTAGGTTGCTATGACATGCCTGCAAGGTGTTGACATGTGTCAGTGGGCTGGTTGGTCATTGGTGAAGTTGCTGCTGCCCTGTGTGGGTGTGTTGCACGAAGCTGCTAGAAGGCCTGCATGGGATGGCTTGCTGCAGTGGATAAAGGCGTGCTGTTGTGTGTCTAACATGCCCTGTTGGTTGCCTAACTGGGCGTGTGCCAGGTGGCAGCCCACTGCTAGGAGTTGAAGACCCTGTTGGGGCGTATAAATAACTGCTTGGGGATTCAGTTGCTGGTTGTTGAGAGTGCCGAGAGTGCTTTCAGAAGATAGTTCCTGGTTGCTGTGGGAGCCCAAGAGTTTTGCTGTGAGTGACTTGTGAGCAACATTTGAATGCTCTGTGAGTGTTGTATTCACTTGTTGTCTCTTGTAAAGCCTTGGTGGCTGGGTCATTCGAGTGTCTCTTGTAAAGCCTTGGTGGCTTTGAGTGTCTTTAGACTAAGGGCTTCATGGAGTTGTAAGGACCCTAGTCGCCCCTTGTACATTTGTTGGAGTTGAGTGTAAAGGTTAAGAGGTGTTGCTGCTGTAAACTAGCTGTTGTGTcgttgtgtttgttttgtgcTTGGTGATTACCCCAACCTTTGTTGGTGTGAAGGCTTCCTAGGCAGTGCTGTGTGCTTTGTCTGGGGAGTTGAGGCTGCGTAGACACTGCTCGGTGCTTTGGTCTAGGGCCATCCCTGTGGCTGGTTTTGAAGGTGAAAAATCCAACTTATTACACTATGATTAATTGTTTGCTCTGCTCCAGATGAACATCTTTTGTTCTCAATATTACCACATAAAATCTAGTatcaattcttattaaaaaaagaaaaaaatgctttctattttttatgaGAGCTTAAATGGTTGTACTGCAACTCAGTGGGTTGAAACGTGCATTTATTGAAAACATTAACGAAGGGATGTCTTACCACTTAATTGAGACCTTATATTCTTCAGTTTTATTGATGCAGCATCTAGACTGTGGCAATGTATCTAGTGGGTCTTGTTTTTGGATACTTTATTTGATGAGTTTCTGCATCAAACTTCTGAGGCTAAATTCAAAGTTGTCCAAGGTGGTTTTATTCACCCGAAAGAAAAGTTCACTAAGAGTAGTGGAGGTGGGAAATTAAACAGAGACGTCGGTTGGTTGTAAATAACTAAAGTAGTTGTGAGTTTTCAAGCACTATGAGACATAGGtgtcttttgaatttttggttcAGCTTCGTCCTAGATGTTCTTTACTCGAGATTTTGTAATAAAGGCTTTGTGGTTATAGAAGATTTGCTTCTGCTTTCAGACATATGTCTAACATGGCCCAAAGAATAGGAGTTTGATGAGGTTGGACTGTTGATACTGATAACATTTTTTATGTACCATCCATCAAataaaatagttgaaaaaaaacaaatttggaaaggaaaattatagtttcTGTTTTGAGTGGAAAGATCTCATATATCTTTTTACACGGATGATATTTTCTTGTTGGTACCAGTTGTCAATAATGTAACGTTCAATCTTATCCCAACTTCTTGGATATGTGTTTCATTAGTAACCTTATGCTTATTGTTCCCGAGCCATACCGTGAATATCAGTTGTGCTTGTGGTGACCTAAGGCTTGGAAAATTCACCAAGCGATAAGTTCTTCTAATGAACCCCATGGGATTGGCTCAGTGGTTAGACAGCCTGAGACTTTGAGTATGCTCTTCAAAGTCTTAGATTCGAAATTCACTGAGTGCAAACTGCTTCTTGGGGCCATCAGATTGGGTTCGCCCCTTGAATTAAACACTTGCGGGAAACTCCTTGCTAAAGGCCTGTGCACTCTCGGGATTAGTCAGAGTAAAGCTCTGGATACTCggtgccaaatcaaaaaaaaaacgttcTCCTAATGCAAGCTCCTTTGCTTTTGTATACATTAAATCGTACTACTTTAAGTGACAAAGGCCCAAAGTTGTTTTAGTCTTCATAGAAAACGCCAACAAAGGCCCAAAGTTGTTTTAGTCTTCATAGAAAACGCCAAATCAGCTGCCTTTAGCAATGTAGTGAAAGCGCAGTTTATTGTTTCTGAGTAGAACTAACCATTCCCTTCTGGCTGGGGTTGATTTTATTAGTCTGGTTGCAAAACTTGGTTTTATTATTGGTCCTCAATTACTTGATACTGGTTTTTGCGGTGGAGTTGTGTATTGAGAGTTTACTTGACATGAATGGGTCCCAAAGGGGCCGTGCAGTGAAGGGATTCCTCgtcatcaaaagaaaaagaaaaaaaaaaaaaaaaaaaaaaatttattggtcTAGGAAAGGGACACAAGTTATGGCCTGATTTCTCTAGTTGGCATTGGTTGTGCCCGACACTATGATGTTCGTATATAGAGATGCAGTTGCCCTTCTTACTGTTCCAAGCTTGAAAATTTCATTGTGAGAAGAAACTCCTAGTGGAAACAAACTGCTTTCATTGATGATCAGGATGCGATTAGTAATGATAGGAAGATGAGACATGCTTTGTCATGCTAGTAGCTGCTGCTTCTTGTTAACTGGCAAGTCTAGTTGCCTCCTCTTCCTGCCAGCATATTGTCAGAAATGcgagtgtgtttggcaaagagtTCTAAGAGTCCTTTAAGATGAGAAAGGACGAAGGAATTGATTGTTGAAATTTTTGTGAGAGAAAGTGAAGAAATGAGGTTGAGAAATGAGAAGAAATGGTTATCAAACATTCTTACAACTCTTGCATGTTGAAGTCATATTTTCTTCATGTTTGCGTCGATTAGTTAAATTTTTCGGTTTCTTGTGTATTCTGCATTCAGGGTTTGAGATGGTATGCTAAGCAGCTGAAGATAGATGAAGATGGAGATGTAGCAGATGAGTTTCTGGAAGAGGTCCTGCCCGAAGAAAATCACTGTCGAACACCGTTCCCGAGGTTTGCCGTTAAGCACAGTACGATGCCGGCGGAAGTGAAGAAACTGGCTCTGACGCTTGATGGGAAAATTGAACAGTGTGTGCAGCACCACGACAGATTGCTGTGGGCATGAAGTATCTTTAAAAGAGATTAATATTCAGGCGTCTTGGGTGGTAGGGTTTGTTTAGGTCTCAGCACAAGTATGTT
This genomic interval from Corylus avellana chromosome ca3, CavTom2PMs-1.0 contains the following:
- the LOC132173911 gene encoding uncharacterized protein LOC132173911, encoding MGFFRRIGDLLGFSKGDHEPKGEDDENNNNNNNDDENSDSQTHNRPHLQGTGLPRRGFGVPVQVVVDRPQLGPVIGPCKPGEGGVQGLRWYAKQLKIDEDGDVADEFLEEVLPEENHCRTPFPRFAVKHSTMPAEVKKLALTLDGKIEQCVQHHDRLLWA